From a region of the Eretmochelys imbricata isolate rEreImb1 chromosome 6, rEreImb1.hap1, whole genome shotgun sequence genome:
- the LOC144265820 gene encoding acyl-coenzyme A thioesterase 3-like gives MAVSVKVLPSPKCLFDDPIQIKVEGLSPLQEVTLRASLTDESGELFQSFAYYRAESNGELDLTCSSALGGSYSGVEPMGLLWSLESKTLFKRLAKKNVLTPFYVHVEVFEGHNITSQLLGKCINERKFLGEGVERIPVREGRLKATLFLPPGSGSFPGLIDLYGSGGGLVEYRASLLASRGFVTLALAYLAFEDIPAFPDILELDYFGEAVEFLRKQQQVKGTGIGVLGLSKGADLALSLATFLPGIQAAVSISGCGVNSFIPLRVNGFTIPPHPYDLGRMKTVGDSGIIDFSEVLDDPRDPATWACRIPVEKSPAKLLFLSAQDDRNWKSELYCREVVHCLRQCGRDVEFYCYPGAGHLLEPPYLPLCQASIHKLTGGYVLWGGQWREHARAQDDAWHRIQVFFQQHLLASDAIKSNL, from the exons ATGGCAGTGAGTGTAAAGGTCTTGCCTTCTCCAAAGTGTTTGTTTGATGATCCCATTCAGATTAAAGTGGAGGGTCTCTCACCGCTGCAGGAGGTCACTCTGAGGGCATCCCTGACTGATGAGAGTGGGGAACTTTTCCAGTCCTTTGCCTACTACAGGGCTGAGAGCAATGGAGAACTGGACCTGACATGCtcctcagccctgggtggcagttACTCTGGGGTAGAACCCATGGGACTGCTGTGGTCACTGGAATCCAAGACGCTCTTCAAACGGCTGGCAAAGAAGAATGTCCTCACCCCTTTCTATGTACATGTGGAAGTGTTTGAGGGCCACAATATCACCAGCCAGCTCCTGGGCAAATGCATTAATGAGCGGAAATTTTTGGGAGAGGGGGTGGAAAGGATTCCAGTCAGAGAAGGTCGGCTCAAGGCAACTCTCTTCCTGCCTCCTG GATCTGGTTCATTCCCAGGACTTATCGACTTGTATGGATCTGGAGGAGGTCTTGTTGAGTACAGAGCAAGTCTTTTGGCTAGCAGGGGCTTTGTTACATTAGCTCTCGCTTATTTAGCCTTTGAAGATATCCCAGCTTTCCCAGACATCCTCGAACTGGACTATTTTGGGGAGGCTGTGGAGTTTTTGCGGAAGCAACAGCAG GTGAAAGGTACCGGGATCGGAGTCTTGGGCTTATCTAAAGGGGCAGATCTAGCCCTTTCTCTGGCCACATTTCTGCCAGGCATCCAAGCAGCTGTCAGCATTTCTGGATGTGGTGTTAATTCCTTTATCCCCCTGCGTGTTAATGGTTTCACTATTCCTCCCCATCCGTATGACTTGGGGAGGATGAAGACTGTCGGTGATTCTGGAATAATAGATTTTTCAGAAGTCCTGGATGATCCTAGGGACCCAGCCACTTGGGCCTGCCGCATTCCAGTAGAGAAATCCCCCGCCAAGCTCCTCTTTTTATCAGCGCAGGATGACAGAAACTGGAAAAGTGAGCTCTACTGCCGAGAAGTTGTTCACTGCCTTCGGCAGTGCGGGCGAGATGTGGAGTTTTACTGCTATCCTGGGGCAGGACACCTCCTGGAGCCACCGTATTTGCCTTTGTGTCAGGCCTCAATTCATAAGCTGACTGGGGGATACGTGCTGTGGGGAGGGCAGTGGAGAGAGCACGCCCGGGCACAGGATGACGCATGGCACAGGATACAGGTCTTCTTTCAGCAACACTTGCTGGCCTCTGATGCCATCAAGAGTAATCTATAG